AACATTACATCTCCAACCGCGGAAGCGGTTTTCTTTGCGACCGTCACGTATTGGGTATCGATTCCTGCTTTCTCGCAGGAAAGGACCAGGGCCTTCCCGAACTCATCATCGCCGACCTTACCGATCATCGTGACATCGGCCCCCAGGCGGGCGGCTTGGACCGCCTGGTTGGCGCCCTTCCCTCCAGGAGCCGTTGCAAAGGATTTTCCCAACACCGTTTCGCCAGAGCCGGGAAAGACCTCTGTTGTGACGATCAGATCCATCACAAAACTTCCAACCACCAAGATCTTCGGGGACTCTACCATCGCTATTGCGCTCCCCTCTCCGTCTCCGGCAGGAATCGGGCACACATATCCGCCGAAAGTGCGCGAAACTGATCGACCTCAAGCCGTTGTGAATCGCTTAAAACCGTGTATCGCGCATCAGAGCGCCTACATATCTCAGTTGAGAAAATACCTTCTTTCATGAGTGCATACTTGGCATTGGCAGGATAGGATTGACATTCTATGACCGAAGCGGTCCCAATGTAGTTCTGGAGTTCTTCGGCGCTTTTCCCCATGCTCTCCCAGTTGTGGCATAACTTCCTGTAGAGTTCCGGATGGAAGTTGGCCATGACCCCACTATATCCGGCATACCCCTGCCGGAGTGAATAGAGCAGAGTCGCCGCATTTGCGTTGAAAAACCTTACATTGCTTCCCTTTGCCAAGGCAGCACGCTTTGCTATAAGGGAGGGGTTGCAGCAGGTGTCTTTAATGAATTGAAAGCGTTTCGTCGCAATCAAGGCAATAAGGACCTCCTCGGAGAGAATCCGTTTATAGGGATAAGGACATTCATAGAGGCCGAGGGGAATGGTATCGGGAAGGGCCGCCATCAACTTCTCAAGCGACGTAAGCCAGGCGGCGTCATTCTGATCGGGAGATGCAAGCCTATTGGAAACCAGAACAAGCGCGTCTGCGCCAGATTCTGCCATATCCATCAATTCCTCGACCTGATCCGAAATGCTATCCGAAATATGGCCCGAGGCCATGACAGGAAATCTTCCCCCGGACAGCTCAACCGTTTTTCGGCACAACTGCTTCCGTTCCCTTCTCGATAATTCAAACATCGCACTGGATTGACATACGGAAAACAGACCGTCGATTCCCTTTTCGCTATACCAGTTGATAAGACGCTCAAGTGCCTCATAATCTATGGCAAGATTCTCTTTGAATGGTGTCACCATCGTAGGATATACACCACTTACAATTTCTTTTCGCATTCTGTTCAACACCTTGTATTCGTTAAGTTGATTCCTCAAGACAAAAAAACGTTATCATGACTTATGTCATATGTCAACTAAACTTTTCACTAAACTCTTGACATAAGTCCATGATGGCGTATAATCCACTCACATCGGCGGTGCACAAAAATTCTTATGCATGATGCGTCGCTGGCAAAAGGTAGTATACGTGAAAGACATTTTACCGTTACCGCGAATGAAAATTTCTGATGAAGTAACTCGTGCGATTGAAGACTTTATCGTCGAGAACAATCTGGAGACAGGAGATAAATTGCCTTCTCAGGCGGAACTATCGGCAAAATTGCATGTTGGAACACGCTCCATCAGAGAGGCCATACGCTCTCTGGAATCACGCGGGATGGTGGAGACAAAACAGGGTAAAGGTGTTTTTGTTAAAAACAACAATCTCGATTACTTTTTGGAAACCCTGATGGCGTCGTTTGTTTTTCATCTTCCCGAACAGAAAGAATTGTTTCTCGACCTCACAAAAACGCGCAGGATTATTGAAGTCCAGGCAATATACGATGTAACCCAGAATCCTCCGCCGAATTTCATCTCACAATTTACCCGAATTGTGGAAGAACTTGATGCCAAGGCCCAAACAGGGGAGATCGATGCCTATAACCTTCTTGATTTAAAACTTCATCAATCAATCATCAATGCTACCGGCAACAAAATTCTTATGTCGCTGTACAGGTACTTACGCGATCTGCTCGTCAAATGCTTTGGAAAGACCGGCTATGTACACGGGAGCATTGAAACCAGTATTACCGACCACCATAAAATGCTTGAGGCCCTGCAAAAGCAGGATGCGGCACAGGCAAAAGCGGTTATGGAATCGCATATCGGACTCACCCTAAGTAAAATCGAACATCTTTCCTTGACCTGAGAAAGCTGCACTGGGTATGATGCGGCACAGGAATCGTCATGAAAATTCTTGGAATCAACGGAAGTCCGCGAAAAAACGGAAATACCAGAACGATCATCTCTTGCATGCTTGAGGGTGTCCAAAAAGCAGGAGGAGAGGCTGAGTATATCCATCTGCCTTCATATCATATCGAAGGCTGCATCGGTTGCGAGAAGTGCCGAAAAGAAAAACGGTGCGCTCAGTTTTTCGACGGTATGCAGCTGCTCTATCCCAAGATAGAAAAAGCGGATGGTATTATCCTAGGATCGCCGACATACAATTACAATATGACGCCTTGGATGAAGGCTTTCATCGATCGTCTTTACCCCTATTTCG
The sequence above is drawn from the Sediminispirochaeta bajacaliforniensis DSM 16054 genome and encodes:
- a CDS encoding dihydrodipicolinate synthase family protein; the encoded protein is MRKEIVSGVYPTMVTPFKENLAIDYEALERLINWYSEKGIDGLFSVCQSSAMFELSRRERKQLCRKTVELSGGRFPVMASGHISDSISDQVEELMDMAESGADALVLVSNRLASPDQNDAAWLTSLEKLMAALPDTIPLGLYECPYPYKRILSEEVLIALIATKRFQFIKDTCCNPSLIAKRAALAKGSNVRFFNANAATLLYSLRQGYAGYSGVMANFHPELYRKLCHNWESMGKSAEELQNYIGTASVIECQSYPANAKYALMKEGIFSTEICRRSDARYTVLSDSQRLEVDQFRALSADMCARFLPETERGAQ
- a CDS encoding FadR/GntR family transcriptional regulator, producing the protein MKISDEVTRAIEDFIVENNLETGDKLPSQAELSAKLHVGTRSIREAIRSLESRGMVETKQGKGVFVKNNNLDYFLETLMASFVFHLPEQKELFLDLTKTRRIIEVQAIYDVTQNPPPNFISQFTRIVEELDAKAQTGEIDAYNLLDLKLHQSIINATGNKILMSLYRYLRDLLVKCFGKTGYVHGSIETSITDHHKMLEALQKQDAAQAKAVMESHIGLTLSKIEHLSLT
- a CDS encoding flavodoxin family protein; amino-acid sequence: MKILGINGSPRKNGNTRTIISCMLEGVQKAGGEAEYIHLPSYHIEGCIGCEKCRKEKRCAQFFDGMQLLYPKIEKADGIILGSPTYNYNMTPWMKAFIDRLYPYFDFSQQRPGPYSSRLSGKGKKALVFGVCEQIDPKEMGYTIVAMRDAIKVVGYEIFAELAFPAHFYPGSVAKDPSSREKAESAGKAFTASFQGTIA